The sequence TTCGGCCGCGTGCTGAAGAAAGCCGGCGCGCCGATCTATGAGGTGAACGTCGAGCCCTGGACCGTCGAGATGAAATTCACCGAGCTGCGCGTGCTCTTGACGGTGAAGCGGCACGTGCGTTTTCTTGATATTTTTACGCCGGAGAAAAGCAAATTGGAGCTGGTGGTGACCTTTTTGGCCTTGTTGGAGCTCATCCGCCAACGCATCGCCCGTGCCATCCAAGAATCCTCGTTTTCAGACATCACTATCACCGTGGTTTCGAGCTGAGGGGGGTATGGAACAGGTTGAACTGAAGCGGGTCATTGAAGGCTTGTTGTTTGTGTTCAGCGAGTCATTATCGGTGAAGCGGCTCAAGGACATTCTGCAGGATGCGGACGACACAGCGATCCGGCAGGCGGTAGAACACCTCAATGCCGAATATGCGGCGGCGAATCGCGCGTTCCGGATCCAAGACATCGCCGGGGGCTTGCACATGGTGACCGATGAGTCGCTCGCCCCCTGGATTCGCAAGGCGCTGCAGCCGCCCAAGCCGGATTCGGTCACATCGGCGACGATGGAAACACTCGCCATCATCGCGTATCGCCAGCCGATCACCAAAGCCGAAATCGAAGCGGTCCGCGGCGTTGATGCGACTGCTTCACTTGATACCCTCGTTGAGCGGCAATTTGTGAAAATGACCGGCCGAAAAGACACGCCGGGCCGGCCGTTTCTCTACGGAACCACCACGGAGTTTCTGCGCCATTTCGGGCTGACATCAATTGAAGCATTACCCAAAATGGCCACGCCCACGATTCAAGAGCCTCATGCCGAATCTGCCGTCGCTACGCCGTCGAATTGACCGGCTGGATGAGCAGCTCTTGCGCCTGCTGAATCAGCGGGCCGCTTTGGCACTCGCCATCGGCCGGATCAAGCATCGGCGCAAGTGGCCGGTGTTTGACGCGGCGCGCGAGGCCTCGGTGTTGAAGCACGTGGTCCACGCCAACCGTGGCCCGCTCTCGCCGCGGGCGGTCGAGCATGCGTTCCAAGCCATTTTGTGCGAGTGCCGCCGCCGTGAGCGTCGTTCTGCGAAACGGCGACGACAGAGTCCAGTGAGTAAGTGAGCGGGTGAGTCAGTGAGTGAGGGAATGCAAACCATCGCGTATTTGGGTCCTGAGCAGACGAACACGCACCTCGCCGCCAAGGCCCGCTTCAGAGCGCGAGCCCGGTATCTTCATGCGGCGACGATCGATGATGTGTTCCATCTGGTCGAGCGCCGGCAGGCCGACTACGGGGTCGTGCCTGTTGAGAATTCTTTGGAGGGGTCGGTCGCGCACACCCTGGATCGGTTTATCGATTTCGTGGATACGCCCGTGCGGATTCATGGAGAAGCCGAGCTCCTGGTCCATCACGCGCTCATCACAGCACCCAAGGCATCGCTCTCGCAGATTCGCACGGTCTACTCGCATCCTCAGGCGCTGGCGCAATGCCGTCGATGGCTCGATCATCATTTGCCGCGTGTGGCGCGCACGGAGACGAGCTCAACCGCCGATGCCGTCTGGATGCTCGTGCAGTTGCCA is a genomic window of Candidatus Omnitrophota bacterium containing:
- a CDS encoding chorismate mutase, which translates into the protein MPNLPSLRRRIDRLDEQLLRLLNQRAALALAIGRIKHRRKWPVFDAAREASVLKHVVHANRGPLSPRAVEHAFQAILCECRRRERRSAKRRRQSPVSK
- the scpB gene encoding SMC-Scp complex subunit ScpB, coding for MEQVELKRVIEGLLFVFSESLSVKRLKDILQDADDTAIRQAVEHLNAEYAAANRAFRIQDIAGGLHMVTDESLAPWIRKALQPPKPDSVTSATMETLAIIAYRQPITKAEIEAVRGVDATASLDTLVERQFVKMTGRKDTPGRPFLYGTTTEFLRHFGLTSIEALPKMATPTIQEPHAESAVATPSN
- the pheA gene encoding prephenate dehydratase, yielding MQTIAYLGPEQTNTHLAAKARFRARARYLHAATIDDVFHLVERRQADYGVVPVENSLEGSVAHTLDRFIDFVDTPVRIHGEAELLVHHALITAPKASLSQIRTVYSHPQALAQCRRWLDHHLPRVARTETSSTADAVWMLVQLPAAQRHAVAAIGREELAREHRLRAMPIPDERENKTRFLILGLGEPKRGRRNKTSILFALKDKPGALHDALVPFKHNRINLTKIESRPSKRKAWEYLFFIDVDGHMSEPRLKKALIALERSTSLLRILGSYPVTNK